One region of Myxococcus stipitatus genomic DNA includes:
- a CDS encoding AgmX/PglI C-terminal domain-containing protein, with protein sequence MKKALLPMLLLASAAAFAQGTPAKKPAGGKPAPTAPAPAKSDAPDVARMPFTPDSIREVVLYNQGRIQECYEDHMAEKDKKVEGRLMTTFTIDANGLVKGAKVLKKGSTLKDAGLHDCVVAVLSSMSFPKPPDGADHPIEYPFNLKAIE encoded by the coding sequence ATGAAGAAGGCGTTGCTTCCCATGTTGCTCCTGGCGTCGGCGGCGGCGTTCGCGCAGGGAACTCCCGCGAAGAAGCCCGCTGGCGGGAAGCCCGCGCCCACGGCTCCGGCGCCCGCGAAGAGCGACGCGCCGGATGTCGCCCGCATGCCCTTCACCCCGGACTCCATCCGCGAGGTGGTTCTCTACAACCAGGGGCGCATCCAGGAGTGCTACGAGGACCACATGGCGGAGAAGGACAAGAAGGTGGAGGGGCGGCTCATGACCACCTTCACCATCGACGCCAACGGGCTGGTCAAGGGCGCCAAGGTCCTGAAGAAGGGCAGCACCCTGAAGGACGCCGGGCTGCACGACTGCGTGGTGGCGGTGCTGTCGTCCATGTCCTTCCCCAAGCCTCCGGACGGCGCCGACCACCCCATCGAGTATCCGTTCAACCTCAAGGCCATCGAGTAG